A portion of the Pirellulales bacterium genome contains these proteins:
- a CDS encoding SGNH/GDSL hydrolase family protein, translated as MLAGSIMVGLAIAEIGLRLAGYSPAYVNAMGSFHESNPVTGHRGKPGFRGRFKTPEFDVLIVHDDAGFRRQEFQKPESAGVRHLAVFGDSFVWGWGVEQGEVFTDQLSRRTTDWRVENYGINGTGTLAQYELFAAERREHLQPGDVVLLAFYGNDLADNVEGTRTAKIVDRKIVPQPVVSPLHGGWRRTLQESSYLFNYVAYVANRWQLERRLRRAEAKAIAAAEAAKGAETKQEEERRASLAAKSAHAVVSAPGTADGRATAERAASAASSPMASAPLSNEAAVQVAIARHYLECWHRDCAERKVRFIVAYVPGVAELDEGRDEASTRREAAFRQAFGECTKDTDIEVLDLLPGMLEAKASGKVDRLIIAKDGHWNPAGHRVVAEIIAARLADTTTARRIDGQQRSDQ; from the coding sequence ATGTTGGCCGGATCGATCATGGTCGGTCTGGCAATCGCGGAAATCGGCTTGCGCCTGGCCGGTTACAGCCCTGCCTATGTCAACGCGATGGGCAGCTTCCACGAATCGAATCCGGTGACCGGCCACCGCGGCAAGCCGGGCTTTCGCGGCCGCTTCAAGACACCGGAGTTCGACGTGCTGATCGTGCACGACGATGCCGGATTTCGCCGCCAGGAGTTTCAAAAGCCGGAAAGCGCGGGCGTGCGCCACCTGGCCGTCTTCGGCGATTCGTTCGTGTGGGGCTGGGGGGTCGAGCAGGGGGAAGTTTTCACCGATCAGCTCAGCCGGCGGACGACCGACTGGCGCGTCGAAAATTATGGCATCAACGGCACCGGCACACTGGCGCAATACGAGTTGTTCGCGGCCGAGCGCCGCGAACATTTGCAGCCGGGAGACGTCGTGCTGCTGGCGTTTTACGGAAATGATCTGGCCGATAACGTCGAGGGAACGCGGACGGCGAAGATCGTTGATAGAAAGATCGTGCCGCAACCGGTGGTCAGTCCCTTGCACGGGGGCTGGCGACGAACGCTGCAGGAGTCGTCGTACTTGTTCAACTATGTGGCGTACGTTGCGAACCGTTGGCAACTCGAAAGACGGCTGCGTCGCGCCGAAGCCAAAGCGATTGCGGCCGCCGAGGCCGCGAAGGGGGCGGAGACGAAGCAGGAGGAGGAGCGCCGGGCGAGCCTGGCGGCTAAGTCGGCGCACGCGGTTGTTTCCGCGCCGGGGACGGCCGACGGTCGCGCGACGGCCGAACGTGCGGCGAGTGCCGCATCGTCACCGATGGCATCGGCGCCGCTGAGCAACGAAGCCGCCGTGCAAGTCGCCATCGCGCGGCATTACCTGGAATGTTGGCATCGCGATTGCGCCGAGCGCAAGGTGAGGTTCATCGTCGCCTATGTTCCCGGCGTGGCAGAGTTGGACGAGGGACGCGACGAAGCGTCGACTCGGCGAGAAGCCGCCTTCCGGCAGGCATTTGGGGAATGCACGAAGGACACCGATATCGAAGTGCTCGACCTGTTGCCGGGAATGCTCGAGGCCAAGGCGTCGGGCAAGGTCGATCGCTTGATCATTGCCAAAGACGGCCACTGGAATCCGGCCGGCCATCGAGTCGTGGCCGAGATTATCGCCGCCCGGCTCGCTGACACGACGACCGCGCGCCGCATCGACGGCCAGCAAAGGTCCGATCAATAG